The DNA window CCAGGACCAGATCGTAGCCGCGATCGGTGAGCCGCTTCAGCCCGTCCCGGACGAGGGCCGCGCCGATGCCCTGCTTCTGGAAGGATGGAGCCACGGCCAGCGGGGCGAGGACCGCCGCTCTGATCGACCCTGTCTCGTGCAGGACCAGCCGGGAATAGGCGATGTGGCCCACTGGCTCGTCGCCATAGGCGATCAGCGACAGGATCAGGTCGCCATCCTGGTGCATGTGCCGGACGAGATCAGCCTCCGCCGATTGCCCGAACGCCGCGGAATAGATGGCGTAGACAGAAGACCAATCGGCGCTTTCCTCCAGACGGATCCCC is part of the Microvirga terrae genome and encodes:
- a CDS encoding GNAT family N-acetyltransferase is translated as MGIRLEESADWSSVYAIYSAAFGQSAEADLVRHMHQDGDLILSLIAYGDEPVGHIAYSRLVLHETGSIRAAVLAPLAVAPSFQKQGIGAALVRDGLKRLTDRGYDLVLVLGEPHYYGRFGFDPNLAEKLQTPYDGPYLQALALSPRGTGAHGPASYARAFAELK